A part of Solicola gregarius genomic DNA contains:
- a CDS encoding monovalent cation/H+ antiporter complex subunit F yields MNDTEFFVWACAAMLGIAAVLALVRMAIGPTMLNRAVAMDVLAATIVAGLAIEAAYNKHSTTLPILVVVSLVGFVGSVSISRFAARESREDH; encoded by the coding sequence ATGAACGACACCGAGTTCTTCGTATGGGCGTGCGCCGCAATGCTCGGGATCGCCGCCGTCCTGGCGCTGGTCCGGATGGCGATCGGACCGACCATGCTCAACCGCGCGGTCGCGATGGACGTACTCGCGGCGACCATCGTCGCCGGGCTCGCGATCGAGGCCGCGTACAACAAGCACTCCACGACGCTGCCGATCCTGGTGGTGGTCTCGCTGGTCGGGTTCGTGGGTTCCGTCAGCATCTCGCGGTTCGCCGCCCGGGAGAGCCGGGAGGACCACTGA
- a CDS encoding Na+/H+ antiporter subunit E, with protein MSGEERARDERLDERERSKMSGEERARDERLDERERSRMSGGRAFAQWPIVLALAAVWVLLWGELNALNVVAGLLVAIVVLAVFPLPPLIEPVRFRPLPLIRLLARFAYDVVVASVQVAAQALWFGHQPMNAVIEVRLRARSDLFLTLTAELVSLVPGSLLIEVEPVGDPGAAQAQDRNVLFVHIFGVRDLADVERARADVLAQERRVVEALATDADLEAYHRTVREELP; from the coding sequence ATGAGCGGCGAGGAGAGAGCGAGGGACGAGCGGCTCGACGAGCGCGAACGTTCAAAGATGAGCGGCGAGGAGAGAGCGAGGGACGAGCGGCTCGACGAGCGCGAACGTTCAAGGATGAGCGGTGGGCGCGCGTTCGCACAGTGGCCGATCGTGCTTGCCCTGGCGGCGGTCTGGGTGCTGCTGTGGGGCGAGCTCAATGCGCTGAACGTCGTGGCGGGCTTGCTCGTTGCGATCGTCGTGCTCGCGGTGTTCCCGCTGCCGCCGTTGATCGAACCCGTCCGATTTCGGCCGCTGCCCCTGATCCGGCTGCTCGCGCGGTTCGCGTACGACGTGGTGGTCGCAAGCGTTCAGGTGGCCGCGCAGGCGCTGTGGTTCGGGCACCAGCCGATGAACGCCGTCATCGAGGTACGGCTGCGGGCACGCTCGGACCTGTTCTTGACGCTCACCGCGGAACTCGTGTCGCTCGTCCCCGGAAGTCTGCTGATCGAGGTAGAGCCGGTCGGAGACCCGGGCGCGGCACAGGCGCAGGATCGCAATGTGCTGTTCGTGCACATCTTCGGCGTACGCGACCTGGCCGACGTCGAGCGCGCACGCGCCGACGTCCTCGCACAGGAACGCCGGGTCGTCGAGGCGCTCGCGACCGACGCCGATCTCGAGGCGTACCACCGCACCGTGAGGGAGGAGCTGCCATGA
- a CDS encoding Na+/H+ antiporter subunit D — MNALVPMPVMLPMLGAGICLVLGRSARAQRIVSLAVLSAVVVISGVLLWKTDASGPQVVDVGGWGDLGISLVADRLSALLLVVSSIVTLCVLAYSLGQGIVEYGRDTPLSVFHPTYLVLVAGVSNAFLSGDLFNLYVGFEVLLAASYVLITLGGTAARVRAGTTYVVVSLLSSLIFLIAIALVYAATGTVNLASLASRIDDLPDGVTLILQLMLLTAFGIKAAVFPLGAWLPDSYPTAPAPVTAVFAGLLTKVGVYAMIRVQTLLFPDSPLEGLLLVAALLTMVIGILGAVAQSDIKRLLSFTLLSHIGYMMFGLALATTIDSPIALAGTVYYVIHHITVQTTLFLVSGLIEIRGGSTNLDLIGGLARVSPVLGVLFFIPAMNLAGIPPFSGFLGKVALLQAGAESGTWLAYVLVAGGVVTSLLTLYAMAKAWNRAFWQAPPDSVEATPAEGALHGGDAVAVDAPRTSAMPISLVVPTAVLVAVGLAFTVAAGPLFGIAERSADELRDRTPYITAVTDAADR, encoded by the coding sequence GTGAACGCCCTCGTACCGATGCCCGTGATGTTGCCGATGCTCGGCGCGGGAATCTGCCTCGTGCTCGGGCGGTCCGCGCGAGCACAACGCATCGTCAGCCTCGCGGTGCTCTCCGCGGTCGTCGTGATCTCCGGTGTGCTGTTGTGGAAGACGGACGCGAGCGGGCCGCAGGTCGTCGATGTCGGGGGTTGGGGGGACCTCGGCATCAGCCTGGTCGCCGACCGCCTTTCCGCTTTGCTCCTGGTCGTCTCGAGCATCGTGACGCTGTGCGTGCTCGCGTACTCGCTCGGTCAGGGCATCGTCGAGTACGGCCGCGACACCCCGCTGTCGGTGTTCCATCCGACCTACCTCGTCCTGGTCGCGGGTGTCTCGAACGCCTTCCTCTCCGGTGACCTGTTCAACCTCTACGTCGGCTTCGAGGTGCTGCTCGCCGCGAGCTACGTACTGATCACCCTCGGCGGCACAGCTGCACGGGTACGCGCGGGCACGACGTACGTCGTGGTGAGCCTGCTGTCGTCGCTGATCTTCCTGATCGCGATCGCGCTCGTGTACGCCGCGACGGGCACGGTGAACCTCGCGTCGCTCGCCTCGCGCATCGATGATCTCCCCGACGGCGTGACGCTGATCCTGCAGCTGATGCTGTTGACCGCGTTCGGGATCAAGGCGGCGGTGTTCCCGCTCGGTGCGTGGCTGCCGGACAGCTATCCGACCGCCCCCGCACCCGTCACGGCGGTGTTCGCCGGCCTGCTGACGAAGGTCGGCGTGTACGCGATGATCCGCGTGCAGACGCTGCTGTTTCCCGACTCGCCCCTCGAAGGGCTGCTCCTCGTCGCAGCACTGCTGACGATGGTCATCGGCATCCTCGGCGCGGTCGCCCAGTCGGACATCAAGCGGCTGCTGTCGTTCACGCTGCTGAGCCACATCGGCTACATGATGTTCGGGCTGGCGCTCGCCACGACGATCGACAGCCCGATCGCATTGGCCGGAACCGTCTACTACGTCATCCACCACATCACGGTGCAGACCACGCTGTTCCTGGTCAGCGGGTTGATCGAGATCCGCGGTGGGAGCACGAACCTCGATCTGATCGGAGGGCTTGCCCGGGTGTCGCCGGTGCTCGGCGTGCTGTTCTTCATCCCGGCGATGAACCTCGCCGGCATCCCGCCGTTCTCCGGCTTCCTCGGCAAGGTCGCGCTGTTGCAGGCGGGCGCCGAGTCGGGCACCTGGCTCGCGTACGTGCTCGTCGCGGGCGGCGTGGTGACGAGCCTGCTCACTCTGTACGCGATGGCGAAGGCATGGAACCGCGCGTTCTGGCAGGCGCCGCCCGACTCGGTCGAGGCGACGCCCGCCGAGGGCGCTTTGCACGGCGGCGACGCCGTGGCGGTCGACGCACCTCGTACGTCTGCGATGCCGATCAGCCTGGTCGTACCGACGGCGGTGCTGGTGGCGGTCGGGCTGGCGTTCACGGTCGCCGCCGGCCCGCTGTTCGGGATCGCGGAGCGCTCGGCCGATGAGCTGCGCGACCGTACGCCGTACATCACGGCCGTGACCGATGCGGCGGACCGATGA
- a CDS encoding Na(+)/H(+) antiporter subunit C: protein MSANLTLIVTIGVLFATGVPLVLERSLSRILIGVLLLGNGANLLFLVASGRAGHAPIVGAPDQRASMSDPLPQAMVLTAIVITLGVTAFLLALSYRSWQLNRNDDVQDDVEDALIKRLADLDEASTSFDDSEGGVADEEGSDESEATSGGDHR, encoded by the coding sequence ATGAGCGCCAACCTGACCCTGATCGTCACGATCGGCGTACTCTTCGCGACCGGTGTGCCACTCGTCCTCGAGCGCAGCCTGTCACGCATCCTGATCGGCGTGCTGCTGCTCGGCAACGGCGCGAACCTGCTGTTCCTCGTCGCCTCGGGCCGCGCGGGTCACGCCCCGATCGTCGGCGCACCCGACCAGCGGGCGAGCATGAGCGACCCACTCCCGCAGGCCATGGTGCTCACCGCGATCGTGATCACGCTCGGCGTCACGGCGTTCCTGCTCGCGCTGTCGTACCGATCCTGGCAGCTGAACCGCAACGACGACGTACAGGACGATGTCGAGGATGCGCTCATCAAGCGCCTCGCCGACCTCGACGAAGCGTCGACGTCGTTCGACGACAGTGAGGGCGGCGTTGCCGACGAGGAAGGCAGCGACGAGTCCGAGGCAACGAGTGGGGGCGATCACAGGTGA
- a CDS encoding Na+/H+ antiporter subunit A yields MIAVLLTLHLVAAVGAPTLVHLLDRRAFYVLAAVPAIAFGWVVSQAATVVGSSGDTYDERHDWIVSLGFDLDFRLDALSWVMALLVSGVGALVLVYCGSYFRADDPHLWRFTAVFTAFAGSMLGLVLADNLLLMYVFWELTTVFSYLLVGHNPERKANRRAAMTALIVTTFGGLAMLVGIILIGESTGSYRLTTLLAEPPDGTLVTVSVGLLLVGAITKSALVPFHFWLPGAMAAPTPVSAYLHAAAMVKAGIYLVAAMAPAFAASAVWREPLLALGVFTMVLGGLRALRQYDVKLLLAYGTVSQLGFLMVVVGVGTRAAALAGVAMIVAHALFKAALFLVVGIVDRCTGTRDLRELTGMRHRMPVLFWTTLLAAASMAGIPPLAGFVAKESVYAAFLDVIDGGDGTGIETWFSLAILAGMFLGSLLTAAYSARFVWGVFGDKADAAEPDHERRPLPLFVLAPVVLGVGSLALGFLGRPETDALLPYAEQFPAGAHEPYLSLWHGWTLALGLSAIAITGGIVLFWQRRRIAALRWTWPSTLDAERAYRAVMRAIDRLAVEVTGRTQSGSLPVYLSVILLAVVILPGAALAMNGEWPTEYHVWDTPVQAAVAAIMAAAAVLTVRSRRRLRAVILVSVVGYGTALLFILHGAPDLALTQILVETVTLVVFVLVMRRLPAYFSSRPLSKSRWWRIALGVVVGVVAAGMAYVASGSRTATPISERFAKEAVEYGGGKNIVNVTLVDIRAWDTMGELTVLVVAATGVASLIFLITGRSGRVQRLPHRDESSDVPTRPTGRWLAAGPTLRADRRSLVFEVITRLIFHTIIVFSIYLVFSGHNLPGGGFAGGLVAGIALMVRYLAGGRHELDNAAPIDAGVVLGLGLTTSMVAAMAPLLFGGDVLQSAVIDLHPPLLGDIHLVTSLFFDVGVYLVVIGLMLDVLRSLGGGIDRQGEESEPAEPAEIGSDA; encoded by the coding sequence ATGATCGCCGTTCTGCTCACCCTCCACCTCGTTGCGGCCGTCGGCGCGCCCACGCTGGTACACCTACTCGACCGGCGGGCGTTCTATGTACTCGCCGCGGTGCCCGCGATCGCCTTCGGCTGGGTCGTGAGCCAGGCGGCGACCGTCGTCGGCTCCTCGGGCGACACGTACGACGAACGCCACGACTGGATCGTCTCCCTCGGCTTCGACCTCGACTTCCGCCTCGACGCCCTCTCGTGGGTGATGGCGCTGCTGGTCAGCGGCGTCGGTGCCCTCGTACTCGTCTACTGCGGGTCGTACTTCCGTGCGGACGATCCGCACCTGTGGCGGTTCACGGCCGTCTTCACGGCGTTCGCGGGCTCCATGCTCGGCCTCGTACTCGCCGACAACCTGCTGCTGATGTACGTGTTCTGGGAGCTCACGACGGTCTTCTCGTACCTGTTGGTCGGCCACAACCCCGAGCGCAAGGCCAACCGGCGCGCGGCCATGACCGCACTCATCGTGACGACGTTCGGTGGCCTGGCGATGCTCGTCGGGATCATCCTGATCGGCGAGTCGACCGGCTCGTACCGGCTCACCACCCTGTTGGCCGAGCCACCCGACGGCACCCTCGTCACCGTCAGCGTCGGGCTGCTACTCGTCGGGGCGATCACGAAGTCGGCGCTCGTTCCGTTCCACTTCTGGCTGCCGGGGGCGATGGCCGCGCCGACGCCGGTCAGCGCGTACCTCCACGCAGCGGCCATGGTCAAGGCCGGCATCTATCTCGTCGCCGCGATGGCACCCGCATTCGCGGCGAGCGCGGTGTGGCGGGAACCGCTGCTCGCGCTCGGCGTGTTCACTATGGTCCTCGGGGGTCTGCGCGCACTGCGGCAGTACGACGTCAAGCTGCTCCTGGCGTACGGCACGGTGAGCCAGCTCGGCTTCCTGATGGTCGTCGTCGGTGTCGGTACGCGAGCCGCGGCACTGGCCGGTGTGGCGATGATCGTCGCGCACGCGTTGTTCAAGGCGGCGCTGTTCCTGGTGGTCGGCATCGTCGACCGGTGTACGGGCACGCGCGACCTGCGGGAGCTGACCGGCATGCGGCACCGGATGCCGGTGCTGTTCTGGACCACGCTGCTGGCGGCAGCGTCGATGGCGGGCATTCCGCCCCTTGCCGGGTTCGTCGCGAAGGAGAGCGTGTACGCCGCGTTCCTCGATGTCATCGACGGGGGCGACGGCACCGGCATCGAGACCTGGTTCAGCCTCGCGATCCTCGCCGGCATGTTCCTGGGGTCCCTGCTGACCGCGGCGTACAGCGCGCGCTTCGTCTGGGGCGTCTTCGGCGACAAGGCCGACGCCGCCGAGCCCGACCACGAGCGTCGCCCGCTGCCGTTGTTCGTGCTCGCACCTGTGGTGCTCGGCGTCGGCAGTCTCGCGCTCGGGTTCCTCGGCCGCCCCGAGACCGACGCGCTGCTGCCGTACGCCGAGCAGTTCCCCGCCGGCGCGCATGAGCCGTACCTCTCCCTCTGGCACGGCTGGACGCTCGCGCTCGGGTTGTCGGCGATCGCCATCACCGGTGGCATCGTGCTGTTCTGGCAGCGCCGACGCATCGCTGCCCTGCGCTGGACCTGGCCGAGCACCCTCGATGCCGAACGGGCGTACCGCGCGGTGATGCGGGCCATCGACCGGCTCGCCGTCGAGGTGACCGGACGTACGCAGAGCGGTTCGCTTCCGGTCTACCTGAGCGTGATCCTGCTCGCCGTCGTGATCCTGCCGGGTGCTGCGCTCGCGATGAACGGCGAATGGCCGACGGAGTATCACGTCTGGGACACCCCCGTGCAGGCAGCGGTCGCGGCGATCATGGCCGCCGCGGCTGTGCTCACCGTACGCTCGCGGCGTCGGCTGCGAGCCGTGATCCTGGTCAGCGTCGTGGGATACGGCACCGCACTGCTGTTCATCCTGCACGGCGCACCAGACCTCGCGCTCACCCAGATCCTGGTCGAGACCGTCACGCTCGTGGTTTTCGTTCTGGTCATGCGGCGGCTGCCGGCGTACTTCTCGAGCCGCCCGCTCTCGAAGAGCCGATGGTGGCGCATCGCGCTCGGTGTCGTCGTCGGCGTCGTCGCCGCGGGCATGGCGTACGTCGCCAGCGGCAGCCGGACAGCCACCCCGATCTCCGAGCGGTTCGCCAAGGAGGCGGTCGAGTACGGCGGCGGCAAGAACATCGTCAACGTGACCCTCGTCGACATCCGGGCATGGGACACCATGGGCGAGCTGACCGTCCTGGTCGTCGCCGCGACCGGTGTCGCGAGCCTCATCTTCCTCATCACCGGGCGGTCCGGGCGCGTCCAGCGCCTACCGCATCGCGACGAGTCGAGCGACGTACCCACGCGGCCGACCGGCCGGTGGCTCGCCGCCGGACCGACGCTGCGGGCCGATCGCCGTTCCCTGGTCTTCGAGGTGATCACCCGGCTGATCTTCCACACGATCATCGTGTTCTCGATCTACCTGGTCTTCTCCGGCCACAACCTCCCCGGCGGCGGCTTCGCCGGGGGCCTGGTCGCGGGCATCGCGCTGATGGTGCGTTACCTGGCCGGTGGGCGCCACGAGCTCGACAACGCCGCACCGATCGACGCCGGCGTCGTGCTCGGCCTCGGCCTGACGACCTCGATGGTGGCGGCGATGGCGCCGCTGCTGTTCGGTGGCGACGTGCTGCAGAGCGCGGTGATCGACCTGCACCCGCCGCTGCTCGGTGACATCCACCTGGTCACCTCGCTGTTCTTCGACGTCGGCGTCTACCTCGTCGTGATCGGCCTGATGCTCGACGTACTCCGCAGTCTCGGCGGCGGCATCGACCGGCAGGGCGAAGAGAGCGAGCCAGCTGAGCCCGCCGAGATCGGGAGTGACGCATGA
- a CDS encoding vitamin K epoxide reductase family protein, whose protein sequence is MTAGARDTETDTSPDAEPDSYDEFDDDRDLDDVDLDADDRGVPSMPVLPWLLLVGGAIGLVSAFILTLDKIELLKDPDFVPNCNINPIISCGTVMAEEQAEAFGFMNPLIGLVGFSMVIAVGAAMLAGAQFRAWFWIGLQAGVTFGIAFVHWLIFQTIYDINALCPYCMVVWIVTAPIFLYVTRRNLAVLAPRLSSAPRKVVNAIVDYHALILCLWYIFVLVLIIEHFWYFWSLGPSHWF, encoded by the coding sequence GTGACTGCTGGAGCCAGGGATACCGAAACCGACACCTCGCCGGACGCCGAACCCGACTCGTACGACGAGTTCGACGATGACCGCGACCTCGACGACGTCGACCTCGATGCCGACGATCGCGGCGTTCCGTCGATGCCGGTGCTGCCGTGGCTGCTGCTCGTCGGCGGAGCCATCGGGCTGGTGTCGGCGTTCATCCTGACCCTCGACAAGATCGAGCTGCTCAAGGACCCCGACTTCGTACCGAACTGCAACATCAACCCGATCATCAGCTGCGGCACGGTGATGGCGGAGGAGCAGGCCGAGGCGTTCGGCTTCATGAACCCGCTCATCGGGCTGGTCGGCTTCTCCATGGTGATCGCGGTCGGCGCCGCGATGCTCGCGGGTGCGCAGTTCCGCGCGTGGTTCTGGATCGGTCTGCAGGCGGGCGTGACGTTCGGCATCGCCTTCGTGCACTGGCTGATCTTCCAGACGATCTACGACATCAACGCGCTCTGCCCGTACTGCATGGTGGTGTGGATCGTGACCGCGCCGATCTTCTTGTACGTCACGCGGCGCAATCTCGCCGTGCTCGCGCCGCGGCTCTCGAGCGCCCCGCGCAAGGTGGTCAACGCGATCGTCGACTACCACGCGCTGATCCTGTGCCTGTGGTACATCTTCGTGCTGGTGCTGATCATCGAGCACTTCTGGTACTTCTGGTCGCTCGGTCCCAGCCACTGGTTCTGA
- a CDS encoding helix-turn-helix domain-containing protein — protein MPTTDRLRGILDLVESSLDEPELTGDDLAARAYLSRFHFDRLVSAAIGEPPGTFRRRLLLERAAHRLVGSDDPVTDVAYASGYGSPEAFARAFARAYGEPPSAYRHTGRVHHRLPGASGIHFNPPGGLRLPALTRSTTMDVLTRMLDHHLWLVGQIIDRMDRLDDTTLDRPIELSVEGIDDNPTLRSLGDRLVGQLEMWVGALEGATSMPPEGDRTAAGLGRRLEVVAPRFRALVVAALDEGRAEETFVDAVCDPPETFTYAGVIAHVLTFSAVRRTLAVGALETAGISDLGSGDPMQFVGGSGSDASQISRTPAR, from the coding sequence ATGCCAACGACCGACCGGTTACGCGGAATCCTCGACCTCGTCGAGTCCAGCTTGGACGAACCCGAGCTGACCGGCGACGATCTCGCGGCGCGCGCGTACCTCTCGCGTTTCCACTTCGACCGACTCGTCTCGGCGGCGATCGGCGAACCTCCCGGAACCTTCCGCCGCCGGTTGCTGCTCGAACGCGCGGCGCACCGGTTGGTCGGCAGCGACGATCCCGTGACCGACGTCGCGTACGCGAGCGGGTACGGCTCACCAGAGGCGTTCGCACGTGCATTCGCCCGTGCCTACGGCGAGCCGCCGAGCGCGTACCGACACACCGGGCGAGTTCACCATCGGCTCCCCGGCGCGAGCGGCATCCACTTCAACCCGCCCGGCGGCCTACGGCTGCCGGCGCTCACGAGGAGTACGACCATGGACGTCCTGACCCGGATGCTCGACCACCACCTTTGGCTCGTCGGCCAGATCATCGACCGGATGGACCGGCTCGACGACACCACCCTCGACAGGCCCATCGAGCTGTCCGTGGAGGGCATCGACGACAACCCGACCCTGCGCTCCCTGGGCGACCGGCTCGTCGGGCAACTCGAGATGTGGGTCGGCGCGCTCGAGGGCGCGACGTCGATGCCGCCCGAGGGCGACCGCACGGCGGCCGGCCTCGGTCGTCGGCTCGAGGTCGTGGCGCCGCGGTTCCGAGCGCTCGTCGTCGCGGCACTCGACGAAGGTCGCGCAGAGGAGACCTTCGTCGATGCCGTCTGCGACCCGCCCGAGACATTCACGTACGCAGGCGTCATCGCGCATGTGCTCACGTTCTCGGCAGTACGTCGTACGCTCGCGGTCGGCGCACTCGAGACGGCCGGCATTTCCGACCTCGGCAGCGGCGACCCGATGCAGTTCGTCGGCGGATCGGGTTCGGACGCGTCGCAGATCAGTCGTACGCCCGCGCGCTGA
- a CDS encoding histone deacetylase, with the protein MHQLDEPLVWYVAYGSNLSAERFACYVVGGRPAGSLRDCPGFRDDTPPRAVRSVTVPGGIYFAGESRVWTGGTAFLDPDADGVVAARAYLITVAQFADLAEQEMLRAPGADRDLSVVLAEGRHSYGTGRYETLLRLGAYEGTPMLTVSAPWSPSTAKLSAPTGDYLRMIGRGLVETHAWDSVRAGSYLADAPGALGSWRADQVAALLG; encoded by the coding sequence GTGCATCAACTCGATGAGCCGCTCGTCTGGTACGTCGCGTACGGCTCGAACCTGTCGGCCGAGCGGTTCGCCTGCTACGTGGTCGGCGGCCGGCCGGCCGGAAGCCTGCGTGACTGTCCGGGCTTCCGCGACGACACGCCGCCTCGGGCAGTGCGTTCGGTGACGGTGCCGGGTGGCATCTACTTCGCCGGTGAGTCGCGCGTGTGGACCGGCGGCACCGCGTTCCTCGATCCGGACGCCGACGGCGTCGTCGCCGCGCGGGCGTACCTGATCACAGTGGCGCAGTTCGCCGATCTCGCCGAGCAGGAGATGCTGCGCGCTCCGGGTGCCGACCGTGACCTCTCGGTCGTTCTCGCCGAGGGCCGGCACTCGTACGGCACCGGGCGGTACGAGACGCTACTGCGTCTCGGAGCGTACGAGGGGACCCCGATGCTGACCGTCAGCGCACCGTGGTCGCCGTCGACGGCGAAGCTGAGCGCACCAACGGGCGACTACCTCCGGATGATCGGTCGCGGGCTGGTCGAGACGCATGCGTGGGACAGTGTCCGCGCCGGCTCGTACCTCGCCGACGCCCCCGGCGCGCTCGGCAGCTGGCGGGCCGATCAGGTCGCGGCACTGCTCGGCTGA
- a CDS encoding DeoR/GlpR family DNA-binding transcription regulator, which translates to MLASERHDKILRALRTDGPAAVRVLADRVGASQATVRRDLVHLADEGRLTRVYGGAVAADDADQPFADVSDVRSDQKDAVADACAALILDGEAVLLDIGTTTYRIARRLHGRRVTVMTTSLAVFEELQHDPNVELMMLGGVVRRSYRSLVGFLAEESLKQVRADRAFLGTSGVRRDGSVTDTTVVEVPVKRGMIAAADQVVLAADAGKFPGTGKALVCAPTDIDVAVTNQGADAITLSTLADVGVEVVTV; encoded by the coding sequence ATGTTGGCATCCGAACGCCACGACAAGATCCTGCGGGCGCTGCGGACGGACGGACCTGCGGCCGTACGCGTGCTCGCCGACCGAGTCGGCGCGAGCCAGGCCACCGTCCGCCGCGACCTCGTGCACCTCGCCGACGAGGGCCGGCTCACCCGGGTGTACGGCGGCGCGGTCGCCGCCGATGACGCCGACCAACCGTTCGCAGACGTCTCGGACGTCCGCTCGGACCAGAAGGACGCGGTGGCCGACGCCTGCGCGGCGCTGATCCTCGACGGCGAGGCGGTCCTGCTCGACATCGGTACCACCACGTACCGGATCGCGCGGCGCCTGCACGGCCGCCGGGTCACGGTCATGACGACCAGCCTCGCCGTCTTCGAGGAGCTGCAACACGACCCGAATGTCGAGCTGATGATGCTCGGCGGCGTCGTGCGGCGAAGCTATCGCTCGCTGGTCGGCTTCCTCGCCGAGGAGTCGCTCAAGCAGGTACGCGCAGATCGGGCGTTCCTGGGCACCAGCGGCGTACGACGCGACGGGTCGGTCACCGACACTACCGTCGTCGAGGTGCCGGTCAAACGCGGCATGATCGCCGCCGCAGACCAGGTCGTGCTCGCGGCGGACGCCGGCAAGTTCCCCGGCACCGGGAAGGCCCTTGTCTGCGCGCCCACGGACATCGACGTCGCCGTGACCAACCAAGGTGCAGATGCGATCACCCTCAGCACGCTCGCGGACGTCGGTGTCGAGGTCGTCACGGTCTGA
- a CDS encoding glycoside hydrolase family 76 protein: MSKRWIRAGAAALAATMVVSLSPAGAASLAPAPDSDRGRSMPRERASGAVDAMMRMYDAKSGRWDPDAAWWQSGNALIALLDYVRATGDREHLWALDNTVEEQRKPLPWWPEGGGEFRADSTDDTGWWGLAMVRAYDLTRRTKYLDIAKIDEEYIYRYWDDVCGGGVWWDIPDPSYKNAISIELYIKLAASLHNRIPRDKAYLRRAIEAWEWFRDSGMINDAGLVNDGLDTQSGSCASNHGTTWTYNQGVVLGGLAELYKATHDRTYLRSARRIADAVIASDELSPDGHLTEPCEHAGTCNEDQAAFKGIFARNLAELERALPGDRYGPYLRTQARTAFRLARNGADEYGLSWTGPFDKATIARQESAVSLLVAALPRR; encoded by the coding sequence ATGTCGAAACGTTGGATCCGAGCAGGTGCCGCGGCCCTCGCCGCCACCATGGTCGTCTCACTGTCACCGGCGGGTGCCGCATCACTCGCGCCCGCCCCCGACTCGGACCGCGGCCGTTCGATGCCGCGGGAGCGCGCGTCCGGCGCCGTCGACGCGATGATGCGGATGTACGACGCGAAATCCGGGCGCTGGGACCCGGACGCGGCGTGGTGGCAGTCGGGCAATGCGCTGATCGCACTGCTCGACTACGTTCGCGCGACGGGCGACCGCGAGCACCTGTGGGCGCTGGACAACACGGTCGAGGAGCAGCGCAAGCCGTTGCCATGGTGGCCGGAGGGCGGCGGCGAGTTCCGGGCCGACTCGACCGACGACACGGGCTGGTGGGGGCTCGCCATGGTGCGGGCGTACGACCTGACGCGTCGCACGAAGTACCTCGACATCGCGAAGATCGACGAGGAGTACATCTATCGCTACTGGGACGACGTATGTGGCGGCGGGGTCTGGTGGGATATCCCGGACCCTTCGTACAAGAACGCGATCAGCATCGAGCTGTACATCAAGCTCGCGGCGTCGTTGCACAACCGCATCCCGCGCGACAAGGCCTACCTGCGTCGGGCGATCGAGGCATGGGAGTGGTTCCGCGACAGCGGCATGATCAACGACGCCGGCCTCGTCAACGACGGTTTGGATACGCAGAGCGGAAGCTGCGCGAGCAACCACGGAACGACCTGGACCTACAACCAGGGTGTCGTTCTGGGCGGTCTCGCCGAGCTGTACAAGGCGACGCACGATCGTACGTATCTACGCAGTGCGCGCCGGATCGCCGACGCGGTGATTGCGAGCGACGAGCTGTCGCCGGACGGTCACCTGACCGAGCCGTGCGAGCACGCGGGCACCTGCAACGAGGACCAGGCGGCGTTCAAGGGGATCTTCGCCCGCAACCTGGCCGAACTCGAGCGCGCACTGCCGGGCGATCGTTACGGCCCCTACCTGCGTACGCAGGCGCGCACGGCGTTCCGACTCGCACGCAACGGCGCCGACGAGTACGGACTGTCCTGGACCGGGCCGTTCGACAAGGCGACGATCGCGCGGCAGGAGTCGGCGGTGAGCCTCTTGGTCGCGGCGTTGCCGCGACGGTAG